One Defluviitoga tunisiensis genomic window carries:
- a CDS encoding M20 family metallo-hydrolase, protein MKNKIDEKVDSLSQEIVNSSKKFISINSVNPRTGGPGEKEAAEWLESLLKQWNFDEIKRYDAPDEEVKYGYRPNIVATYKGTDPDKTIWFVTHMDKVPAGDLSLWDTDPFTPVEKDGKIFGRGSEDNGASLIATIYALKSIMDLGIRPKNNIAIALVSDEETGSDYGIKYLLKQGIFEKEDWFYVPDAGNSKGDFIEIAEKSIMWVKITTKGKQGHASMPNVSINAHRAGMQFALACDKYIHENYNLKDDLFDYPYSSFEPTKKVTNVENVNTIPGTDVVYFDGRILPNYDIEELINELKKLSKEFEKKLNVRIQIEPYHVEKAAPSTSQNHSSVILLKESIKELRNFEPTVGGIGGGTCAAIVRRAGFPAVVWSTIDGTAHQPNEYVKVANLIEDTKVFGYLMSQL, encoded by the coding sequence ATGAAAAATAAGATAGACGAAAAAGTCGATTCTTTAAGTCAAGAAATTGTCAATAGTTCTAAAAAATTCATCTCCATAAATTCTGTTAATCCTCGAACAGGAGGACCGGGAGAAAAAGAAGCAGCAGAGTGGCTAGAATCCTTACTAAAACAATGGAATTTTGATGAAATTAAAAGATACGATGCCCCTGATGAAGAAGTTAAATACGGCTATAGGCCTAATATTGTTGCAACATATAAAGGAACAGATCCAGATAAGACTATTTGGTTTGTTACACACATGGATAAAGTTCCTGCAGGAGATCTAAGTTTATGGGATACAGACCCCTTTACCCCAGTAGAAAAAGACGGAAAGATCTTTGGAAGAGGAAGTGAAGACAACGGAGCTTCTTTAATCGCAACTATATATGCATTAAAAAGCATTATGGATTTAGGAATCAGACCCAAAAATAATATTGCTATTGCTTTGGTTTCTGACGAGGAAACGGGTTCTGATTATGGAATAAAATATCTTTTGAAGCAAGGTATATTTGAAAAAGAAGACTGGTTTTATGTGCCAGATGCAGGAAATAGTAAAGGAGACTTCATTGAAATTGCAGAAAAATCAATTATGTGGGTAAAAATTACTACAAAAGGTAAACAAGGACATGCTTCAATGCCAAATGTTTCAATAAACGCCCATAGGGCAGGCATGCAATTTGCGTTAGCTTGTGATAAATATATACATGAGAACTATAATTTAAAAGATGACTTGTTTGATTATCCATATTCATCATTTGAACCCACTAAGAAAGTTACTAATGTTGAAAATGTAAATACCATTCCAGGAACTGATGTTGTATACTTTGACGGAAGAATATTGCCAAATTATGATATAGAAGAATTAATAAATGAATTAAAAAAACTTTCTAAAGAATTTGAAAAAAAGTTAAATGTTAGAATACAAATTGAACCATATCATGTAGAAAAAGCTGCACCGTCAACTTCACAAAATCATTCATCGGTTATTTTACTAAAAGAAAGTATAAAAGAATTAAGAAATTTTGAACCAACTGTTGGTGGAATAGGTGGTGGAACTTGTGCGGCGATTGTTCGAAGGGCAGGATTTCCCGCAGTAGTTTGGTCCACAATAGACGGTACAGCTCACCAACCAAATGAATATGTCAAGGTAGCTAATTTAATAGAAGATACAAAGGTTTTTGGGTATTTGATGTCACAGCTATAG
- a CDS encoding CBS domain-containing protein, whose protein sequence is MYIKLWQNTHFAKIDYYETVQEAINKLISIGDSLVVIRRDGTLYNLLSQMDIEFLKTYEPNRKLIEILDPTDSFLFDDDLVEDALVIMLENRVKVLPVVDSELFPVGTFGFFELLKAFKTISAMDEAGTRAIIKIKDEPGELNKVLAVFAREKINVLSLMTAKISENKRMVSLKLGIKDINKISEILEDQEIEYEGIYEEDKGM, encoded by the coding sequence ATGTACATCAAATTATGGCAGAATACACATTTTGCAAAAATTGATTACTATGAAACAGTCCAGGAGGCTATAAATAAACTCATCTCAATTGGAGATTCTTTAGTTGTTATAAGACGAGATGGAACACTATATAATCTCTTATCACAAATGGATATTGAATTCTTGAAAACATATGAACCTAATAGAAAATTAATAGAAATTCTTGATCCTACTGACAGTTTTTTATTTGATGACGATTTGGTAGAAGACGCCTTAGTAATCATGTTAGAAAATCGAGTTAAAGTTTTACCTGTTGTGGATAGTGAGTTGTTCCCGGTTGGTACCTTTGGATTTTTCGAATTACTAAAGGCCTTTAAAACTATTTCAGCAATGGATGAAGCTGGTACAAGGGCTATTATAAAAATAAAAGATGAACCAGGAGAGCTAAATAAAGTTTTAGCTGTTTTTGCCAGAGAAAAAATCAATGTTTTATCGTTAATGACTGCAAAAATATCAGAAAACAAAAGAATGGTTAGTTTAAAACTAGGTATTAAAGATATAAATAAAATCTCAGAAATCTTAGAAGATCAAGAAATCGAATATGAAGGGATTTATGAAGAAGACAAAGGTATGTAA